In Chloroflexota bacterium, the genomic window TTACCAGCTTTGGCTACTGCCGCACAACAAAGGCCTATGGTGCCTCCCCCCACTACCGCCACCCGCTGGCCAGCGTCCAGTCCAGCCTGGCGCATTCCGTGCACCGCCACGGCCAAGGGCTCAACCAGGCAGGCATCTCTCGCATCAACATTCGACGGCAGATAGACGAGACAGCTCTCCGGAACACGGAGTTCATCAGCCATGCCCCCATTTCGACCAACACCCACCGACTTCCCTGCCCCCACCGGGCACAGGTTGTAGTCACCGGCCCGGCAACTGGCACATTCGTTGCAGGGCATCGCTGGCTCCACTGCGACGGGACTCCCATCGTCAAGCAACCCCGCCACCTCATGCCCCACAATGAATTGCAGGGGCGATTTCATTTCCAGCATGTGCAGGTCAGAGCCGCAGATGCCGATCGAACGCACACGGACCCTGACCCCTTGATCAGAAGCCGCCGGGACCTCCCGCAGTTCGATTTCTCCATCTTTGAAATAGACAGCGCGCATTCTCTCGCTCCTTCAGCAATACAGAGGGGTCAAATACTCCCGGCCATCTCCGTCAACCCGAACTCCCTCACAATCTTCCTGAGCTCATCCGAATGGTTTGGAGGTGAGGGCTCACAACCCGGCAATGAGTAGACCATGCCGTACTGAGCGTACTTCGAAACCCCCAGCCTGTGGTACGGGATTAGCTCAGCTTGACTGAAACCCAGTTCGGACACAAACCTGGCTGTTTCACCGATGTCCTCCACGGAATCGTTGCAGCCTGGAATAACCGGGATTCTTATGATGACATCCTGGGAGGCTTTCACGGAGAGCACTCTCTTGAGATTGCCGAGAATCAGTTCATTTGACCGCCCCGTCAGATCTCCGTGCCTGGCCGGATCCATGTGCTTCACGTCAAACTGCAGCAAATCCACGTGCTTGAGGACAGCCTCAAGATGGCTCCACGGTGCGTGTCCGCAGGTCTCCAAGGCGGTGTGCAGATAGGCTTCCTGGGCTGCTTCGAGCAGATCTGCCGCGAATCTGTATTGGGCCAGCGGTTCGCCACCCCCAACCGTCACGCCGCCGCCCGACCTACGGTAGAAGGCCCGGTCCTTTTCCACCTCTGCCATCACTTCATCAACCGTCATCTCCCGGCCGACAACCTTCAGGGCATCTTTGCCGCACGCCGCAGCGCACTTGCCGCATGCATCGCACGTCGTCCTGTCAATCGCAGGTTTGCCGTACCCGTTCAGGCGAATCGATTTGACAGGGCAGGCGCACAGGCATGGCGCTCCGCACGCGCTGTCCCCCACGCATCGGGATTCGATGAAGCCCAGCTCAGGCAGGCCTTTCTGTG contains:
- a CDS encoding alcohol dehydrogenase catalytic domain-containing protein — its product is MRAVYFKDGEIELREVPAASDQGVRVRVRSIGICGSDLHMLEMKSPLQFIVGHEVAGLLDDGSPVAVEPAMPCNECASCRAGDYNLCPVGAGKSVGVGRNGGMADELRVPESCLVYLPSNVDARDACLVEPLAVAVHGMRQAGLDAGQRVAVVGGGTIGLCCAAVAKAGNATVGLSARYEHQEAAGKSLGAGEIEGQYDLVVECAGTEKAVNRAIKLCRPKGKILMLGTHWNGLTLQQIPAMMKEITAISSFMYAMNGPVRDFDVAAMLLARHPEIAKALITHRYPLAEVKQAFVVARDRKAGAIKVVLEP
- a CDS encoding glycyl-radical enzyme activating protein — protein: MTGSTTGQVFNIQRYSIHDGAGIRTLVFLKGCPLRCLWCCNPESQKGLPELGFIESRCVGDSACGAPCLCACPVKSIRLNGYGKPAIDRTTCDACGKCAAACGKDALKVVGREMTVDEVMAEVEKDRAFYRRSGGGVTVGGGEPLAQYRFAADLLEAAQEAYLHTALETCGHAPWSHLEAVLKHVDLLQFDVKHMDPARHGDLTGRSNELILGNLKRVLSVKASQDVIIRIPVIPGCNDSVEDIGETARFVSELGFSQAELIPYHRLGVSKYAQYGMVYSLPGCEPSPPNHSDELRKIVREFGLTEMAGSI